A region from the Desulfomarina profundi genome encodes:
- the aroE gene encoding shikimate dehydrogenase — MTFPSVTTKLVFLLGYPLGHSVSPAMHNHVFNTLSMDYCYLPVEVTPENLGPVFTGLSKINTGGFNVTIPHKIAILEYLDEIDPLAEKIGAVNTICLNNGKTKGYNTDGKGFVQSLEKKGNLAIQGKNIFILGCGGAVRAIAMTLAFRGARHIYICNRTQSKAEQLAGEINEKIAECTTAVEQVKSSIAKYLETCDVLINGTQLGMHPHTDTSPIDGSLLFSHLVVADIVYNPLKTRLLRDAEQRGCITVDGLGMLVYQGAAAFSLWTGKTPLISEMKTIAYDLVK; from the coding sequence ATGACATTTCCTTCTGTTACAACAAAACTCGTTTTCCTGCTCGGTTATCCCCTTGGCCATTCCGTTTCGCCGGCCATGCATAACCATGTTTTTAACACACTCAGCATGGACTACTGCTATCTTCCTGTGGAGGTAACCCCGGAGAATCTCGGACCAGTTTTCACTGGCCTGAGCAAAATAAACACCGGCGGATTTAATGTAACAATTCCCCATAAAATTGCCATACTGGAGTACCTCGATGAAATCGACCCGCTGGCCGAAAAAATAGGTGCTGTAAACACCATCTGTCTGAACAACGGGAAAACAAAAGGGTATAACACCGACGGAAAAGGATTTGTTCAGTCCCTTGAAAAAAAAGGCAACCTGGCAATTCAAGGAAAAAACATCTTTATTCTCGGCTGCGGAGGTGCCGTCCGGGCCATTGCCATGACCCTTGCCTTTCGCGGTGCCCGTCATATCTACATCTGTAACCGCACACAATCCAAAGCGGAACAGTTGGCCGGGGAAATAAATGAAAAAATTGCAGAGTGCACCACTGCTGTGGAACAGGTGAAATCATCCATTGCAAAATACCTCGAGACCTGCGATGTCCTTATCAACGGCACCCAGCTTGGAATGCACCCACACACGGATACCAGCCCAATTGACGGTTCACTCCTCTTTTCGCACCTTGTGGTGGCGGATATCGTCTACAATCCACTGAAGACCAGGCTCCTGCGGGACGCAGAACAGCGCGGTTGCATAACTGTCGATGGCCTGGGAATGCTTGTTTACCAAGGAGCAGCCGCATTTTCTCTCTGGACGGGCAAGACACCACTCATTAGTGAAATGAAGACAATAGCCTATGACCTTGTTAAATAG
- a CDS encoding substrate-binding periplasmic protein, translated as MATLSDFPPYCFGIEGSRAVAVETIAPGGDSKVLQGYSWDVVRESFHRQGYTIQLYIVPWMRGLHYLGTGKIDVVFPAGKTVEREAVYDYSRETVDTVEITIYMREPDMSGWYGLDGLSGMSVSYVRGWAYGKKWEANHQINKIEADSIQQSFEMLANGRVDAVVGYAMPYDYVLSHATISEKIGKVGSFDLVNEFLIAVKGKNGAVKILDAFDRGKRSLIHDLGLSRIQKRWQSK; from the coding sequence ATGGCTACACTTTCCGATTTCCCTCCATATTGTTTTGGTATTGAAGGGAGTAGGGCTGTTGCTGTGGAGACAATTGCTCCCGGAGGTGATTCAAAAGTTCTGCAGGGATACAGTTGGGACGTGGTCAGGGAGAGTTTTCATCGGCAGGGATATACCATACAATTGTATATTGTGCCCTGGATGCGGGGTTTGCATTATCTTGGCACGGGAAAAATTGATGTGGTGTTTCCCGCTGGCAAAACGGTAGAAAGAGAAGCTGTATATGATTATTCCAGGGAAACTGTCGATACTGTTGAGATAACTATTTATATGCGGGAACCCGACATGTCCGGATGGTATGGATTGGACGGATTGTCTGGGATGAGTGTGAGTTATGTACGGGGATGGGCATATGGAAAAAAATGGGAGGCAAATCATCAGATAAATAAAATTGAGGCGGACTCAATCCAGCAGAGTTTTGAAATGCTGGCAAATGGAAGGGTTGATGCCGTTGTTGGCTATGCGATGCCGTATGATTATGTACTGAGTCACGCAACAATTTCAGAAAAAATCGGGAAAGTTGGCAGTTTTGATCTGGTCAATGAGTTTTTAATTGCCGTGAAAGGAAAAAATGGAGCTGTAAAAATACTTGATGCTTTTGACAGGGGTAAAAGAAGCCTTATCCATGACCTGGGGTTGAGTCGGATTCAGAAGAGATGGCAGTCGAAATAA
- a CDS encoding phage shock protein B, whose product MGTVLIVAIVFGSFLALASLICGTVLMVIKTRSSRIMQGTSSSEEAEIIQEIYRGLDKMEKRIESLETILMDAQEKDE is encoded by the coding sequence ATGGGAACAGTACTGATTGTCGCCATAGTTTTCGGTTCATTTCTCGCCCTGGCCTCTCTTATCTGCGGCACAGTGCTGATGGTTATAAAAACCCGCAGCAGCCGGATCATGCAGGGGACGAGCAGCTCTGAAGAGGCGGAGATAATCCAGGAAATATACCGGGGTCTTGATAAAATGGAAAAACGGATAGAATCCCTTGAAACAATCCTGATGGACGCTCAGGAAAAGGATGAGTAA
- a CDS encoding ATP-grasp domain-containing protein has product MQIHGGDILYSNLEYDPDVYYFLYIGDLKNYALNYFVKETLEKRFSGREVQFIAIVPDVCFQYNFSNILVINPVARDDMITNHTFSNIPTAPKTSCRISGPQFMSAVSKNETVLSLIETVLKNQNEIYINLYESLMEMNLDSLDRVILLGPDKKIARKYNDKIVQFRELQGIVPLIEGAVCRGVEELMRMTSSFREKWPDGIFVSGAFSAAGANSAVTRTQEEVSAKFTDDSSEYLVTRYIPHDLDPTVLAVVANENDVYIAGVADQTIVDGNRFVGSHFPSVTTREQQQKLKEYTRAVGKLLGRSGYRGIFGCDYLIDCEGNIFFLEINARKQGTTLEFCFTLEQNLPKGSPMLPELEYCAVMENRFPEGTVEMKENSREIHWGTYNYKVMEELVTNGYIPQNPYERETFQKVANGELVKDFVILEHLGTNLKVMPGTFLSRVVSVGRCRDDVNEGLCQGVGFIKQTIQKLGA; this is encoded by the coding sequence ATGCAGATCCATGGTGGGGATATTTTATATTCTAATTTGGAATATGATCCAGATGTGTACTATTTCCTCTATATTGGGGATCTTAAAAACTATGCGCTCAATTATTTTGTGAAGGAAACCCTTGAAAAAAGATTTTCCGGCCGGGAGGTTCAATTTATAGCTATAGTTCCGGATGTATGTTTTCAGTACAATTTTTCCAATATTCTGGTCATTAATCCTGTGGCCCGGGATGATATGATTACAAATCATACCTTCAGTAATATCCCGACAGCGCCAAAAACGAGTTGCAGGATCAGTGGCCCTCAGTTCATGTCAGCTGTTTCAAAAAATGAAACTGTTTTGTCACTTATTGAAACTGTTTTAAAAAACCAGAATGAAATATACATAAATCTTTACGAGAGCCTGATGGAAATGAACCTTGATTCTCTTGACAGGGTTATTCTTCTTGGGCCGGACAAAAAGATTGCAAGAAAATATAATGATAAAATTGTTCAATTCAGAGAGCTGCAGGGTATTGTTCCTCTCATCGAAGGAGCAGTCTGCCGTGGTGTTGAAGAATTGATGAGAATGACCAGCTCTTTCAGGGAAAAATGGCCGGATGGTATTTTCGTCAGTGGGGCGTTCTCGGCAGCCGGTGCGAACTCAGCGGTGACTCGTACCCAGGAGGAGGTTTCCGCAAAATTTACGGATGACAGTAGTGAATATCTGGTGACAAGGTATATTCCCCATGATCTCGACCCCACTGTGCTGGCTGTGGTTGCCAATGAAAACGATGTTTATATTGCAGGAGTCGCGGATCAGACAATTGTTGATGGTAACCGGTTTGTAGGATCGCATTTTCCTTCCGTGACAACCCGGGAACAGCAGCAGAAACTCAAAGAATACACCAGGGCGGTTGGTAAGTTGCTGGGCAGATCGGGCTACAGGGGAATTTTCGGTTGTGATTACCTGATTGATTGTGAAGGAAATATTTTTTTCCTGGAAATCAATGCCAGGAAACAGGGAACAACTCTTGAATTTTGTTTCACTCTTGAGCAGAATCTGCCGAAGGGATCACCCATGTTGCCCGAGCTGGAATATTGTGCGGTTATGGAGAACAGGTTTCCCGAAGGAACCGTGGAAATGAAGGAGAACTCCAGAGAAATTCACTGGGGGACATATAATTACAAGGTAATGGAAGAGCTGGTAACCAACGGGTATATCCCACAAAACCCCTATGAACGGGAAACCTTTCAAAAGGTGGCAAACGGAGAATTGGTTAAGGATTTTGTTATCCTTGAGCACCTGGGTACCAATCTTAAGGTTATGCCCGGGACCTTTCTGTCCAGGGTTGTTTCTGTCGGCCGTTGCAGGGATGATGTGAATGAGGGACTGTGTCAGGGAGTCGGCTTTATAAAACAGACAATACAAAAGCTGGGAGCATAG
- a CDS encoding KamA family radical SAM protein produces MTSVNKQMSDELTELDTYTKELLAELEAGSDSRTEQSPAEERKVRDLFTRAENENLTGPIIELFSRLLEAARQKKATPADFGISSVDLQRLALKHQQIDEHMVSVGGRLVRALPIAGQANSRVEEYLAAKDSVAPSGIERWDQIQENISRIKSELKMTDEDWNSFQGQIRHAVDSVGTLAKLIDLPKDVLESIGRVTESYRMRLTPYYTSLIMPGVINDPIMLQSIPTGEMIDNAGVEIPPVAADHSPARLIDQFYPRVLTIKVTNMCAMYCTHCLRLAHIGRKDHMYSKEAYGEALDYIRKNERIRDVLITGGDAFVLPNSLLQWLLAELDAIDHVKIKRLGTRIPVTAPMRVDSELLDILEESSDRKPIRVVTQINTAQEITPVSRDAFRQLSKRTFTVLNQAVLLKGINDTREKMWKLCETVQESYVRPYYIFNCSYRNPQFSHFRVPLEVGRDIVESMYGNISGDAIPRYIATAGGKIPLHRSNVMKREGDDYVLKKPWNGEEAHYPDADPDVYAREMFAFNNRGVK; encoded by the coding sequence ATGACATCAGTGAATAAACAGATGAGTGATGAATTAACAGAGCTGGATACGTATACAAAAGAACTTCTGGCAGAGCTGGAGGCTGGCTCCGACAGCAGGACAGAGCAGTCCCCGGCTGAGGAAAGAAAGGTAAGAGATCTTTTTACCAGGGCGGAGAATGAAAATCTGACCGGCCCGATCATTGAGCTTTTTTCCCGTCTGCTGGAGGCTGCCAGGCAAAAAAAGGCGACGCCCGCTGATTTCGGCATTTCAAGCGTTGATCTTCAGCGGCTTGCCTTGAAACATCAGCAGATTGATGAACACATGGTTTCTGTAGGAGGTCGCCTGGTGCGGGCTTTGCCTATAGCGGGTCAGGCCAACAGCAGGGTTGAGGAATACCTGGCTGCAAAAGACAGTGTCGCGCCGAGCGGTATTGAGAGGTGGGACCAGATTCAGGAAAATATCAGCAGAATCAAGTCGGAGTTGAAGATGACGGATGAAGACTGGAATTCATTCCAGGGGCAGATTCGTCATGCTGTTGATTCCGTGGGAACACTTGCAAAACTGATTGATCTGCCGAAAGATGTGCTTGAGTCCATCGGCAGGGTAACAGAGTCCTACAGAATGCGTCTTACTCCTTACTATACAAGCCTTATCATGCCGGGAGTGATTAATGACCCCATCATGTTGCAGTCAATCCCGACGGGGGAGATGATAGACAACGCGGGGGTCGAAATTCCGCCGGTGGCCGCTGACCATTCTCCAGCCAGGTTGATTGATCAGTTTTACCCGCGGGTGCTTACCATCAAAGTGACAAACATGTGTGCCATGTACTGCACCCATTGTCTGCGGCTGGCTCATATAGGTAGAAAGGACCATATGTATTCTAAGGAGGCTTACGGGGAGGCCCTTGACTATATAAGGAAAAATGAGCGGATCCGGGATGTCCTGATAACCGGTGGAGACGCTTTTGTATTGCCCAACTCTCTTTTGCAGTGGCTGCTGGCTGAGCTTGATGCCATTGACCATGTGAAAATCAAACGGCTCGGCACCCGTATTCCGGTCACTGCACCCATGCGGGTGGACAGTGAACTGCTTGATATCCTGGAGGAGAGCAGTGACAGAAAACCGATCCGGGTTGTGACCCAGATAAATACAGCCCAGGAAATAACACCGGTTTCAAGGGATGCATTCAGGCAATTGTCCAAGAGAACTTTTACCGTGTTGAACCAGGCGGTATTGCTGAAAGGAATAAACGATACCAGGGAAAAGATGTGGAAACTCTGTGAAACAGTGCAGGAATCCTATGTCAGGCCGTACTATATTTTTAACTGCAGCTACAGAAATCCTCAGTTCAGCCATTTCAGGGTTCCCCTGGAAGTCGGCCGGGATATCGTGGAATCCATGTATGGCAATATTTCAGGGGATGCTATTCCCAGGTATATAGCCACTGCAGGTGGGAAGATTCCCCTCCATCGCTCAAATGTCATGAAACGGGAAGGAGACGACTATGTCCTCAAAAAACCGTGGAATGGTGAAGAGGCCCATTACCCCGATGCCGACCCTGATGTCTATGCCCGGGAAATGTTTGCCTTCAACAACCGGGGCGTGAAATGA
- a CDS encoding iron-sulfur cluster assembly scaffold protein, translated as MTVFTGIIAFLVLFVIGLTWFFIYYFGNPVIDEPEGIAKVVGNCGDTMEIGLRIREGRVLDSHHWTNGCSFSRHCVEAAARLARNKTVEELAEVNMVTIMEEVGQLPETHLHCAQLAEITLRRSVEDYYARFNRGQGRSPADGNG; from the coding sequence ATGACTGTTTTTACCGGAATAATCGCATTTCTTGTTCTCTTTGTAATTGGTCTGACCTGGTTTTTCATCTACTATTTCGGCAACCCCGTTATTGATGAACCGGAAGGTATAGCCAAGGTTGTCGGTAACTGTGGGGACACCATGGAGATCGGCCTGAGAATTCGTGAGGGTAGGGTTCTCGATTCACATCACTGGACGAACGGATGTTCCTTCAGTCGGCACTGCGTGGAAGCGGCCGCCAGGCTGGCCAGAAATAAAACCGTGGAGGAGCTGGCGGAGGTCAATATGGTCACTATCATGGAAGAGGTTGGGCAACTGCCCGAAACACATCTTCACTGTGCTCAACTGGCGGAAATAACATTGCGTCGAAGTGTGGAGGATTATTATGCCCGTTTCAATAGAGGGCAGGGTCGGTCACCTGCCGATGGGAATGGATGA
- a CDS encoding GntR family transcriptional regulator, protein MKIVKSTYKDQIIEHIYDLVLDGVYSPGDKIKESLLAKELGVSRAPVREALKELIANGIIDYRAQVGNFVADLSPKEIIDAYTTRGVLEGYAVMETSAAFSRDEIETLVEMTGKMERYAEKGNRKMVVKIGDDFHNMLISKNKNMQLIEYTERLSLKLHVLFYKYWSNLYTPKEIGSRHMEIVSSIISGNPGKIERSVREHYTETGTKIASWGD, encoded by the coding sequence TTGAAGATTGTAAAATCCACATACAAAGACCAGATTATTGAGCATATTTATGACCTGGTCCTTGATGGAGTGTATTCACCGGGAGACAAGATCAAAGAGAGTCTGCTGGCTAAGGAGTTGGGGGTGAGCAGGGCTCCTGTGCGTGAAGCACTGAAGGAACTTATTGCCAATGGCATAATTGACTACCGCGCCCAGGTGGGAAATTTTGTTGCCGATTTGTCTCCGAAGGAAATTATCGATGCCTATACTACGCGGGGTGTACTGGAAGGATACGCTGTTATGGAGACCAGTGCAGCTTTTTCCCGGGATGAAATCGAGACCCTGGTGGAGATGACAGGGAAAATGGAAAGATACGCGGAAAAAGGCAATCGAAAAATGGTAGTCAAAATTGGTGATGATTTTCACAATATGCTCATCAGCAAAAATAAGAATATGCAGTTGATCGAATATACAGAGCGACTCAGCCTGAAACTGCATGTCCTCTTTTACAAATACTGGTCAAACCTGTATACGCCGAAAGAGATAGGCAGTCGGCATATGGAAATCGTTTCCAGTATTATTTCCGGTAATCCTGGAAAAATTGAAAGAAGTGTCAGGGAGCATTATACAGAGACTGGAACGAAAATAGCTTCCTGGGGTGACTAA
- the pspA gene encoding phage shock protein PspA produces MGIFTRFRDIVSANINSMLDKAEDPEKMIKLMIREMEDTLIELKSSCAGVIAGRKKIERKADEILAKKNLWSDRAKLAVKKGQDDLAREALVEKRRYAKVADTLVREIDEHTELIHQYQEDITELENKLINAKEKKRVLLERHRRASSKKRAQEDIRRSDSGDTMARFDKLESRIEQMEAEAELVNIKQKPSLNEEFENLAEDEEIEEELAKIKEEQAIQPE; encoded by the coding sequence ATGGGTATTTTTACACGTTTCAGAGACATAGTCAGTGCCAATATAAACTCAATGCTGGATAAAGCTGAAGATCCTGAAAAAATGATTAAACTGATGATACGGGAAATGGAAGACACCCTTATCGAACTCAAGTCATCCTGCGCCGGAGTTATAGCCGGACGAAAAAAAATTGAGAGAAAGGCGGATGAAATTCTCGCCAAAAAGAATCTCTGGAGTGATCGGGCAAAACTGGCCGTCAAAAAGGGCCAGGATGACCTTGCCAGGGAAGCCCTGGTGGAAAAGCGCAGATATGCGAAAGTCGCCGATACCCTGGTACGTGAAATTGATGAACATACCGAGCTCATCCATCAATACCAGGAAGATATCACTGAACTGGAGAACAAACTCATCAACGCCAAGGAGAAAAAGAGAGTACTGCTGGAAAGGCATAGAAGAGCAAGCAGCAAGAAACGAGCCCAGGAAGATATCCGCAGAAGCGACAGCGGAGATACCATGGCCCGTTTTGATAAACTGGAAAGCCGCATAGAACAGATGGAAGCGGAAGCCGAACTCGTGAATATAAAACAGAAACCATCTTTGAATGAAGAATTTGAAAATCTTGCCGAAGATGAAGAAATAGAAGAAGAACTTGCCAAAATAAAAGAAGAACAAGCCATTCAACCGGAGTAA
- a CDS encoding ATP-binding protein translates to MNRSLSNRFSLILISVVIVISCIFSAVILIYGNYTKERQLELQMDEALKLAETSLPNAVWQLDYGSINDILRAVLFNKAIVYISVMVDGKIVSELVQPGVQLREPDFYSGSSNYLVKTAKIMHGDVQAGTLRIILSKSGVARELWSTALSVISLLFLLILSILFTSLVIFRFYVIHPLEKLERSAKLITAGNLDTRIEVDSHDEIGRLAAAFSTMTRRLKESFQTLEQKVRERTKDLSKAKNEAEKTNLHLLKTSAELQAILDNSPVGILFVNENREIEKFNAELIHITGYSPEELMGKSTRIFYADDQSFEKVGDELYGQLQKEGVCEGQIRLKKKDQSDFVCQVRGRVTRGSGTLDGIVWSIGDITDKLKMEQELLEARKFESVGILASGIAHDFNNILQVVLGNLALAERMGGTDSKIVDYILTAKNAAVRARELTAKLQSFAKMEKPVKAEGYLPDLVKEELEDLRVDHDVQYSVEVEDNLWCVAVNSVQISQMMRSLIKNAYQSMAGGGVITIGFTNIVLDEDEIAGLDGGRYVRVVMKDEGRGISADIIDKIFDPYFSTREKNAEKGLGLGLAIVHSIVKKHDGRILVDSVPGKGTTFTIYFPAIAEKEKDETSSESILPTGRGVVLVVDEGEEDLATACEMVSYLGYKALAARKLEEALDHFGDSKEKKGSVAIILAGLGDGRKSLIAADYLRKKWPEARIILALHESDASLLEKCQDRQQCEIIVKPYKLLDLNRAFQPSDCN, encoded by the coding sequence ATGAATCGAAGTTTGAGTAATCGGTTCAGCCTGATACTTATCAGTGTTGTTATAGTAATATCCTGCATATTTTCTGCTGTCATCCTGATTTATGGTAATTACACCAAAGAAAGGCAACTTGAACTTCAGATGGATGAGGCTCTCAAACTCGCGGAAACATCGTTGCCCAATGCCGTGTGGCAGCTGGACTATGGATCAATCAATGATATTCTCAGGGCTGTTCTGTTTAATAAGGCGATTGTGTATATCAGTGTAATGGTTGACGGGAAGATTGTTTCAGAGCTGGTACAGCCGGGGGTTCAGCTCAGGGAACCGGATTTTTACTCAGGTTCTTCAAACTACCTGGTAAAGACAGCGAAAATAATGCACGGGGATGTCCAGGCAGGTACCTTGCGGATAATCCTTTCTAAATCAGGTGTCGCAAGGGAGCTGTGGTCCACAGCTCTGAGTGTGATCAGTCTGCTTTTTCTCCTTATTCTGTCAATCCTGTTTACTTCTCTGGTAATTTTTCGCTTCTATGTCATACACCCTCTGGAAAAGTTGGAACGGTCGGCAAAATTGATTACTGCCGGGAATCTCGATACCCGGATCGAGGTTGACTCGCATGATGAGATCGGTCGTCTTGCTGCTGCATTCAGTACGATGACCAGAAGATTGAAAGAAAGTTTTCAGACGCTTGAACAGAAAGTGAGGGAACGGACAAAAGACTTGTCAAAAGCAAAGAATGAAGCTGAAAAAACGAACCTCCATCTCCTGAAAACCAGTGCGGAACTTCAGGCCATTCTAGATAATTCTCCCGTGGGAATTCTATTTGTGAATGAGAATCGTGAAATTGAGAAATTTAATGCCGAACTGATTCACATTACAGGATATTCTCCTGAGGAGCTTATGGGAAAAAGCACAAGAATTTTTTATGCTGATGATCAATCCTTTGAAAAGGTTGGGGATGAGCTGTATGGACAACTTCAGAAAGAGGGGGTGTGTGAGGGGCAGATCAGGTTGAAAAAAAAAGATCAATCAGATTTTGTCTGTCAGGTTCGTGGACGCGTGACCAGGGGAAGTGGGACTCTTGACGGTATTGTCTGGAGTATTGGTGATATTACCGACAAATTGAAAATGGAGCAGGAATTACTGGAGGCCAGAAAATTCGAATCAGTTGGTATTCTTGCCAGTGGAATTGCTCATGATTTCAACAATATTCTCCAGGTTGTACTGGGGAATCTGGCATTGGCTGAAAGGATGGGAGGTACTGACTCGAAAATAGTGGATTATATTTTGACCGCAAAGAATGCTGCTGTCAGAGCCAGAGAACTGACGGCCAAACTGCAGAGTTTTGCGAAAATGGAGAAACCTGTGAAGGCAGAAGGGTATCTGCCGGATCTTGTAAAGGAAGAACTGGAAGATCTTCGTGTGGACCATGATGTACAGTATAGCGTTGAGGTGGAGGATAATCTCTGGTGTGTTGCCGTCAACAGTGTTCAGATCAGTCAAATGATGCGTAGTCTGATCAAGAATGCATACCAGTCGATGGCCGGAGGTGGTGTTATAACTATTGGGTTTACCAATATTGTTCTCGATGAGGATGAAATTGCCGGCCTTGATGGAGGGCGTTATGTCCGAGTTGTCATGAAAGATGAGGGGCGGGGGATTTCCGCAGACATTATTGATAAAATATTTGATCCATATTTTTCAACACGGGAAAAAAATGCAGAAAAAGGATTGGGGCTTGGTCTGGCCATAGTTCATTCCATTGTAAAAAAACATGATGGTAGAATTCTTGTGGATTCCGTACCAGGGAAAGGGACGACGTTTACAATTTATTTTCCCGCTATTGCAGAAAAAGAGAAGGACGAGACATCGTCGGAGTCTATTCTTCCTACCGGCAGAGGTGTTGTGCTGGTGGTTGACGAAGGTGAGGAAGATTTGGCAACTGCCTGTGAAATGGTTTCCTATCTTGGTTACAAGGCTCTGGCAGCCAGGAAGCTGGAGGAAGCATTGGACCATTTCGGGGACAGTAAGGAAAAAAAAGGGAGTGTAGCGATAATACTGGCGGGTTTGGGCGATGGCCGGAAAAGTCTGATTGCGGCGGATTATTTAAGAAAGAAGTGGCCGGAAGCAAGAATTATTCTGGCACTCCACGAGTCGGATGCTTCACTGCTTGAGAAATGTCAAGATCGGCAGCAATGTGAAATTATAGTAAAACCATATAAACTTCTCGATTTGAATCGTGCTTTTCAGCCGTCTGACTGCAATTGA
- the pspC gene encoding envelope stress response membrane protein PspC, with protein sequence MKHYGRRDRTLYRSRDGVIFGVCRGIADYFDFSPFWVRMALVVTFMLSGFWPVIGIYLAAAFFMTPRPTRPIENEAEHEFYDSYVHSPKNAAWRLKKKFENLDKRIRRMEDRVTAREYEWERKFNR encoded by the coding sequence ATGAAACATTACGGTAGAAGAGACAGAACGTTATATCGATCAAGAGACGGCGTGATTTTCGGAGTATGCCGGGGTATTGCCGACTACTTTGATTTTTCACCGTTCTGGGTACGAATGGCCCTGGTTGTCACCTTCATGCTCAGCGGATTCTGGCCGGTTATCGGCATATATCTTGCCGCAGCATTTTTCATGACCCCCCGCCCGACCCGTCCCATTGAAAACGAAGCGGAACACGAATTCTACGACAGCTATGTACACTCCCCGAAAAATGCTGCCTGGCGTCTGAAAAAGAAATTCGAAAACCTGGACAAAAGAATTCGCCGGATGGAAGACAGGGTCACTGCCAGGGAATACGAATGGGAAAGAAAATTCAATCGCTAA
- a CDS encoding M20/M25/M40 family metallo-hydrolase, producing the protein MREKILSVLAKEEADQFRLLQDLVLQPSYSWFKEGVDRVGRLLAEELTTCGMDMEVIPGEKLGNQLVFRSPATRKSGKQLLLVGHMDTVFPEDSSFNWYKDDGQLVKGPGVIDMKGGLVVAVSAIRALYHCGLLDTIPLAFICNSDEEIGSPESVPLILAEAEKSFAAMVFECGGLDGELVTGRKGKTGYRLDVSGRAGHAAFAGRDKASAVLELAHKTIALEKLNDPDRGVVVNVGVVQGGMGPNSVAEKARAEIDTRFLTEEDASRVAGEIAGIAGSSTIAGTGGVLLKTSSRPPMEQTDNNRALFALVRDQAESMGITVVEELRSGVSDANTIATVGIPVIDGMGPVGGSDHSDREYMIRSSLPEKSRLTALSILACWEKSGREHE; encoded by the coding sequence ATGAGGGAAAAAATTCTGTCGGTTCTTGCAAAAGAGGAAGCTGATCAGTTCCGTCTTTTACAGGACCTGGTACTTCAGCCCAGTTACTCCTGGTTTAAAGAAGGAGTGGACAGGGTCGGTCGCCTGCTTGCGGAAGAATTGACCACATGTGGAATGGACATGGAGGTGATCCCCGGGGAAAAACTGGGCAATCAGTTGGTTTTCCGTTCCCCGGCAACACGAAAGAGCGGAAAACAGCTTCTTCTGGTGGGGCATATGGATACAGTTTTTCCGGAGGATTCGTCGTTTAACTGGTATAAAGATGATGGTCAACTGGTAAAAGGACCCGGGGTAATAGACATGAAGGGAGGGCTTGTTGTCGCAGTGTCTGCCATCAGGGCTCTTTATCATTGTGGCCTGCTTGATACCATTCCCCTCGCCTTTATCTGTAATTCCGACGAGGAAATAGGCTCTCCTGAATCGGTGCCGTTGATTCTAGCTGAGGCGGAAAAGTCATTTGCCGCCATGGTCTTCGAGTGCGGTGGGTTGGACGGAGAACTGGTGACTGGAAGAAAGGGAAAAACCGGATACCGGCTGGATGTTTCCGGCAGGGCAGGGCATGCCGCCTTTGCCGGGAGGGACAAGGCGAGTGCTGTTCTGGAACTGGCCCATAAGACCATAGCCCTTGAAAAACTCAATGATCCCGATCGGGGGGTTGTTGTCAATGTGGGTGTTGTCCAGGGAGGAATGGGGCCAAACAGTGTCGCTGAAAAAGCCCGGGCAGAGATTGATACACGTTTTCTCACTGAAGAGGATGCCAGCAGAGTGGCCGGGGAAATTGCCGGTATTGCAGGCAGTTCAACAATTGCCGGTACCGGTGGTGTACTGCTGAAGACCTCATCCCGTCCCCCGATGGAGCAGACTGATAACAATCGGGCTCTTTTTGCTCTTGTCAGAGATCAGGCTGAGTCAATGGGGATTACAGTTGTGGAAGAATTGCGCAGTGGCGTTTCTGATGCAAATACTATTGCCACAGTCGGTATCCCCGTGATTGACGGTATGGGCCCGGTTGGTGGCAGCGATCACAGTGACCGGGAATATATGATTCGCTCATCCCTGCCTGAAAAAAGCAGGTTGACCGCGCTCAGCATATTGGCCTGCTGGGAGAAGTCTGGCAGGGAGCATGAATAA